Proteins encoded by one window of Companilactobacillus ginsenosidimutans:
- a CDS encoding HD domain-containing protein — MEQAEQIQKIQNYSHQKMSGDTTGHNFDHIQRVVKMAKRLLQEEKTDPLITIAAAYLHDVADDKLVDDPAELEQEIREFLKTIELTDEQIEEILYITHNLGYSKSLSANPPKLSLSGQVVQDADRLDAIGAIGITRAVYYGGANGEIIYDPEIKPRTNMDKKEYRNLTNETIINHFYEKLLKLEGMMNTPTAKKIASKRQKYMKGFLKEFYVEWDSEA, encoded by the coding sequence ATGGAACAAGCCGAGCAAATACAAAAGATTCAGAACTACTCCCACCAAAAAATGTCAGGCGACACAACAGGACATAACTTTGACCACATCCAACGAGTAGTCAAAATGGCCAAACGTCTATTGCAAGAAGAAAAAACGGACCCCTTAATAACCATAGCGGCTGCCTATTTGCACGATGTTGCGGATGATAAATTAGTTGATGATCCAGCTGAATTAGAGCAAGAGATCCGTGAATTTTTAAAAACCATCGAATTGACTGATGAGCAAATTGAGGAAATCTTGTACATCACTCACAACCTAGGATATAGTAAATCGCTCAGTGCCAATCCACCCAAATTATCTCTATCAGGTCAAGTTGTTCAAGACGCCGATCGATTGGATGCAATAGGTGCAATTGGGATCACACGTGCGGTTTATTATGGTGGCGCAAACGGTGAAATAATTTATGATCCTGAAATTAAGCCACGTACAAACATGGATAAAAAAGAGTACCGGAATCTTACTAATGAGACTATCATCAATCATTTTTATGAGAAACTACTTAAGCTAGAAGGTATGATGAATACACCAACTGCTAAGAAAATTGCCTCAAAACGTCAAAAGTACATGAAAGGATTTTTGAAAGAATTTTATGTCGAATGGGATTCAGAGGCTTAG
- a CDS encoding DNA alkylation repair protein gives MINNLESVIWTDENYRNFLTELESLGDENYRTRQEKIIVTDYPLIGIKMGELQKIGKSISKGNPKEFLKVAGSENYEVVIIQGYVLANLKLPLEAFEQYCTEYLSKANAWSIVDMVVHFKLILKFRDEFLVVVKKYLKSDNFWFQRTGLVFLLKFYLTPDYIDESLQLTLSVKSDEYYVQMAQAWLFSAAFPKDPGKIYSIISDDPLSKLSKLTVRRIKSLTHTTADEKDKLQSLINN, from the coding sequence ATGATAAATAACTTGGAATCAGTGATTTGGACGGACGAAAATTATCGAAACTTTTTAACTGAATTGGAATCTCTTGGTGATGAAAATTATCGTACTCGTCAAGAAAAAATCATTGTTACTGATTATCCTCTTATTGGGATTAAAATGGGTGAACTTCAAAAGATTGGGAAATCTATTAGTAAAGGTAATCCAAAGGAATTCTTGAAGGTAGCTGGTTCGGAGAATTATGAAGTTGTGATTATTCAGGGTTATGTTCTTGCCAACTTAAAGTTACCTCTTGAGGCGTTTGAACAATATTGTACTGAATATTTGTCCAAGGCTAACGCTTGGTCGATTGTTGATATGGTTGTGCATTTTAAATTGATTTTGAAATTTCGAGATGAATTTTTAGTCGTTGTTAAAAAGTATTTGAAGAGCGACAACTTCTGGTTCCAACGTACTGGGCTGGTTTTTCTTTTGAAATTTTATCTCACTCCTGATTATATTGATGAATCTCTTCAGCTGACTCTAAGTGTTAAGAGTGATGAATATTACGTACAAATGGCTCAAGCCTGGTTATTCTCAGCTGCTTTCCCAAAAGATCCGGGTAAAATCTATTCGATAATATCGGATGATCCGCTATCAAAACTTTCTAAACTAACGGTTCGCCGGATTAAATCACTTACTCACACGACTGCTGATGAAAAAGACAAATTGCAGTCATTAATAAATAATTAG